Proteins encoded within one genomic window of Humulus lupulus chromosome 1, drHumLupu1.1, whole genome shotgun sequence:
- the LOC133806857 gene encoding auxin-responsive protein IAA8 translates to MSPPLLGGEEEGHSTLVASSSPIDCISQNGSGLKERNYLGLSDCSSVDSSAVSNLSDENRSNLNFKATELRLGLPGSQSPERESDLCLLGSGKLDEKQLFPLLPLKDGICSSSQKNVVLGNKRGFSDAMDGFSEVKTSAYGDGNWRYASGSDTESPQSVGQGKFPGNSGINVMLPSRAAAAQPATMKEVSTKGMQERSRATNGANQNHVSASNNNAPASKAQVVGWPPIRSFRKNSLATTSKNNEEVDGKPSPGALFVKVSMDGAPYLRKVDLRTYSTYQELSSALEKMFSCFTIGQCGSHGAPGKEKLSESKLRDLLHGSEYVLTYEDKDGDWMLVGDVPWQMFIDSCKKLKIMKGSDAIGLAPRAVEKSQNRN, encoded by the exons ATGTCTCCACCACTGCTGGGTGGTGAAGAGGAAGGACACAGCACTCTGGTGGCTTCCTCTTCTCCCATTGACTGTATATCCCAAAATGGGTCAGGACTAAAAGAACGGAATTACCTGGGATTGTCGGATTGTTCTTCGGTTGACAGCTCTGCAGTTTCAAACTTGTCTGATGAGAACAGAAGCAATCTGAATTTTAAGGCTACAGAGTTGAGGCTTGGCCTTCCTGGATCCCAGTCACCAGAACGTGAATCTGACCTCTGTTTGCTGGGCTCAGGGAAACTTGATGAGAAGCAACTGTTTCCTCTGCTTCCTTTGAAAGATGGGATCTGCTCTTCATCACAAAAGAATGTTGTTTTGGGCAATAAAAGAGGGTTCTCTGATGCTATGGATGGGTTCTCTGAGGTGAAAACTTCAGCATATGGTGATGGAAATTGGCGGTATGCATCTGGTTCTGATACTGAATCTCCACAATCTGTTGGACAAGGCAAATTCCCAGGTAATTCGGGAATAAATGTGATGCTACCATCAAGGGCTGCAGCTGCTCAGCCAGCCACAATGAAAGAGGTCTCTACAAAAGGTATGCAAGAAAGATCTCGTGCTACTAATGGAGCCAACCAGAATCATGTTTCTGCTTCTAACAACAATGCTCCCGCCTCAAA GGCACAGGTTGTTGGTTGGCCTCCTATAAGGTCATTTAGGAAGAATTCACTGGCCACCACTTCAAAGAACAATGAAGAAGTTGATGGGAAACCAAGTCCTGGAGCTCTTTTTGTCAAGGTCAGCATGGATGGTGCTCCCTATTTGAGAAAGGTGGATCTGAGAACTTATTCTACTTATCAAGAATTGTCTTCTGCTCTGGAAAAAATGTTCAGCTGTTTCACGATAG GTCAATGTGGATCTCATGGAGCTCCAGGGAAGGAAAAGCTGAGTGAGAGCAAGTTAAGGGATCTCCTCCATGGATCTGAATATGTGCTTACATACGAGGACAAAGATGGTGACTGGATGCTTGTTGGTGATGTCCCATGGCA GATGTTTATTGATTCATGCAAGAAATTAAAGATCATGAAGGGCTCTGATGCCATTGGCTTAG CTCCGAGGGCAGTGGAGAAATCCCAAAACAGAAACTAA